A part of Cannabis sativa cultivar Pink pepper isolate KNU-18-1 chromosome 6, ASM2916894v1, whole genome shotgun sequence genomic DNA contains:
- the LOC115694951 gene encoding uncharacterized protein LOC115694951, producing MALRGDKAPGPDGINPLFYQKNWPIMGKDLCHAILDVLNNGANLAPINETFVILIPKKNNDIRVQDFRPTSLCFTIYKVVAMSIAYKLKAITYRKSGKVGWAALKLDMEKTFNKVDCISTVSPKLYINNSLSSHIFPSRGIGKGDPLSPYLFFRVAEGLSTLIPSKTQDHLFKGIFICRLAHSIPHLLFANNSLLFTLVNTQNCKAINDILNIYDKATCQSVNLAKSSCFHCSKKSSFLFLLQKASSKLSVWNQKLFSKACKEVLLKSVLGHVNIGSTLVSQFFFHNKKNCDIKEILLRGFDAFRKDNLAVFFGILWAIWNHRNKFLFADKKHVYMDIEPFIVSYLQDYKVAQAMIILQSDSSTQNQEAAQSRPTSSLSILEQYKLSVDAAIKRQVNKHGYGVVVQDSNDRVIAEIYSSTTSGVPPIFAEVEALL from the exons ATGGCTCTTAGGG GGGATAAGGCCCCTGGTCCTGATGGCATTAACCCTCTTTTTTATCAGAAAAATTGGCCTATTATGGGTAAAGATCTCTGTCATGCTATTcttgatgtcttaaataatGGGGCCAACCTTGCTCCCATAAATGAGACTTTTGTTATCCTTATCCCAAAGAAAAACAATGATATCAGGGTTCAGGATTTTAGGCCCACCAGTCTTTGTTTTACCATTTACAAAGTTGTTGCTATGTCCATAGCTTATAAATTGAAG GCCATTACCTATAGGAAAAGTGGAAAAGTTGGTTGGGCAGCTCTTAAACTTGACATGGAGAAAACTTTTAATAAAGTTGA TTGCATTTCCACTGTTTCTCCCAAACTTTACATTAATAATAGTTTATCCTCTCATATCTTTCCTTCTCGAGGAATTGGGAAAGGCGACCCTCTTTCACCTTACCTGTTCTTTCGAGTTGCTGAAGGTCTTTCTACCCTAATCCCTTCCAAAACTCAAGATCATCTGTTTAAGGGCATATTTATATGTCGATTGGCTCATTCAATTCCCCATCTTTTGTTTGCTAATAATAGCCTGCTTTTCACTCTTGTTAACACCCAAAATTGTAAAGCTATCAATGATATTCTCAACATCTACGATAAAGCCACATGTCAATCTGTTAACTTGGCCAAGTCTTCT TGTTTTCATTGCTCTAAGAAATCTTCCTTTCTTTTCCTTCTTCAAAAGGCTAGTAGTAAGCTTTCTGTTTGGAATCAAAAGCTCTTTTCAAAAGCTTGTAAAGAAGTTTTGCTCAAG AGTGTTCTTGGGCATGTAAATATTGGAAGTACACTagtttctcaattttttttccataataagAAGAATTGTGATATTAAAGAAATTCTATTAAGAGGTTTTGATGCTTTTCGGAAAGACAATTTGGCTGtgttttttggtattttatggGCTATATGGAACCACCGTAACAAGTTTCTGTTTGCAGATAAGAAGCATGTTTATATGGATATAGAACCTTTTATTGTTTCTTATTTGCAAGACTACAAAGTAGCCCAAGCAATGATCATTCTCCAATCAGATAGTTCCACCCAAAACCAAGAGGCAGCTCAATCGAGACCAACTTCCTCATTGTCTATTCTAGAGCAATACAAGCTTAGTGTAGATGCTGCAATAAAAAGGCAGGTTAACAAACATGGATATGGGGTTGTAGTTCAAGATTCGAATGACAGAGTCATAGCAGAAATCTATTCTTCTACAACTTCAGGTGTTCCTCCAATCTTTGCTGAAGTTGAGGCTCTTCTTTGA
- the LOC115694798 gene encoding ubiquinone biosynthesis protein COQ4 homolog, mitochondrial — MIRGARIRLNGWQQAAVAVGSAVGALLDPRRADLIAALGETTGKPAFERVLERMKRIPEGRAILLDQPRVISSKVGHAWDLPENTFGAAYAKFMGSRNFSPDDRPPVRFMETDELAYVAMRAREVHDFWHTLFDLPTNLIGESALKVIEFEQMCLPMCLMSVIGGTARFNEKQRNLFFQHYFPWAIRAGAQATDLMCVYYEQHFHEDLEEVRRKWGIVPVPKQA; from the exons ATGATAAGAGGTGCTCGAATTCGGCTCAATGGGTGGCAGCAGGCAGCTGTGGCAGTTGGTTCTGCAGTTGGAGCATTGCTAGACCCACGAAGAGCAGACCTTATTGCGGCTCTCGGCGAGACAACAGGGAAACCTGCTTTTGAAAGAGTTCTCGAAAGAATGAAGCGAATCCCAGAAGGCAGG GCAATACTTCTCGACCAACCGCGAGTCATATCTTCAAAAGTGGGGCACGCTTGGGATCTCCCAGAAAACACATTTGGTGCAGCCTATGCAAAATTCATGGGATCAAGGAACTTCTCCCCTGATGATAGACCACCAGTGCGGTTCATGGAGACAGATGAGCTTGCATATGTTGCCATGCGAGCTCGAGAGGTGCATGACTTCTGGCACACCCTTTTTGATCTTCCAACCAATTTGATTGGTGAGTCAGCCCTCAAGGTGATTGAGTTTGAGCAAATGTGCCTTCCAATGTGTCTAATGTCAGTCATTGGGGGTACAGCTAGATTCAATGAGAAGCAAAGGAACCTGTTCTTCCAGCACTACTTTCCTTGGGCCATTCGGGCTGGTGCTCAGGCAACCGATCTTATGTGTGTGTATTATGAGCAGCACTTTCATGAGGATTTGGAGGAGGTGAGGAGAAAATGGGGCATAGTCCCTGTTCCTAAACAAGCCTGA